The following coding sequences lie in one Montipora foliosa isolate CH-2021 chromosome 11, ASM3666993v2, whole genome shotgun sequence genomic window:
- the LOC137974907 gene encoding uncharacterized protein, giving the protein MIWTRSQSRLNTRSSGRAPSQMFAGRKHRPKSVAKSKSKKSNLLNWRAELKALKQKIDSILWNLFVNLFPHGKIVLEQFRSSNPVFVLIVIVVCLTVSAVYPFWGRTGSILWFYRRNTAEIPSINFNEVLWPPRHRWIWRKAEVLNITTQITKLCEDNDGRQVHMYLIGGPGSGKSELVRQVGLHLKDVMKIERTRPVDIITIQADSGASLMSSLADAVFALCNNSGQKADGIKQMKEELNFRFNDLFSNEGKILKTEMRVKVLFTKLKELFRERNSQPVMIFDGVQDLKLLFNYLNLEPGSKHFSTFVIIITLQKRVSLERLSPYVKVRDLFDGMMATDSVKLLELITGLNDDREKHALEISNILGHQPLALATAAIYIESVREGPPKNPDYSYSDYILEFKRDISMLGIDEEIEWHESDASKYPVSMYQAVLKAVNHSAQNDPVIRDIACIGYADSSPLSLKFVLNFLNTNSHHKFSKAQVRNSLKNVLFKVTGKEQDQSLSSHQVIREAFRHVCRASSKNPNCLNSRYCYLTAISSTNNERSTLKEVFTRLTLSIEQELNATFRHLHSLKINASWMQRQHSFDSQHLDVLTSLYFFSIREHLQVEDLISTRFLDMLLRLISYISGFWPALLRPTSNKFRLAEIVNLTNDMAVEGMHHNLQTLLLIVCLHSGATKLHNQHLMSALNKTTLGILQILRNITMSKDRTFVLNILGDIYRALGYPYKSRELHELALQLHQKNRNVTINPANSNKRKSQTNHKDPGCILEEASTLHKLGVINRYLSNLSAAQATHETSLELLQKLFGLHHPFVAGSLLNLATVYSRQNKYNKALEMNYRSLAMIQEIFGPRHANVGRVLITMGTVYYKFGKFNDAINTSKLGLEILEEFHGTNHPHVAEALNFLGFMYRDNGNLQKAQEVLERSVSIKEKVFDKYHFILGEALNDLGVLYTSLGEVDKATVILERALNIFKHTWGKNHSSVAVALNSLGAAYCQSKQPQKAMDLHQEALKILLTAGKEDIREHSVAETRHLLGKTYRAMKNRKDARVMFHLSFKGFSHLYGREHWRVQSVLQDLNSLDGI; this is encoded by the coding sequence ATGATCTGGACTAGAAGTCAGTCGCGTCTCAACACTCGTTCCTCCGGTAGAGCCCCAAGTCAAATGTTTGCTGGGAGAAAGCACCGACCAAAATCGGTTGCAAAATCCAAATCAAAGAAATCAAACCTTCTCAATTGGAGAGCTGAGCTTAAAGCTCTGAAACAAAAAATTGATTCAATACTTTGGAATCTGTTTGTAAACCTTTTCCCTCATGGAAaaattgttctggaacaattcAGGAGCAGTAATCCAGTTTTTGTGTTAATTGTCATCGTTGTGTGTCTGACCGTATCAGCCGTATATCCATTTTGGGGCCGTACTGGCAGCATACTTTGGTTTTATCGACGTAACACGGCAGAGATACCCAGTATAAATTTTAATGAGGTGTTGTGGCCACCAAGACATCGCTGGATATGGCGCAAGGCGGAAGTTCTTAATATTACAACACAGATAACGAAGCTGTGTGAAGACAACGATGGAAGACAAGTGCACATGTATTTGATCGGTGGACCAGGCTCAGGAAAGTCTGAGCTTGTTAGACAAGTTGGACTTCATTTGAAGGATGTTATGAAAATAGAAAGAACGAGACCAGTTGACATTATTACTATCCAGGCAGACAGTGGTGCATCTCTCATGTCAAGTCTTGCGGATGCAGTGTTTGCTCTTTGCAATAATTCAGGGCAAAAAGCCGACGGGATTAAGCAAATGAAAGAAGAACTGAATTTTAGATTCAATGATTTATtctcaaatgaaggaaaaattttaaaaacggaAATGCGGGTGAAAGTCCTTTTCACAAAACTGAAAGAACTTTTCAGAGAGAGAAACAGTCAACCTGTCATGATTTTTGACGGCGTGCAAGATTTGAAATTATTGTTTAACTATCTAAACCTTGAACCTGGAAGCAAACATTTTTCTACTTTTGTGATCATAATTACTCTGCAAAAACGTGTCTCTTTGGAAAGACTGAGTCCTTATGTGAAGGTGAGGGATTTATTTGATGGTATGATGGCCACTGACTCTGTTAAACTTCTTGAGCTTATAACTGGGCTAAACGATGATAGAGAGAAGCATGCCCTTGAAATATCAAATATACTTGGACATCAACCTCTTGCTCTCGCAACTGCAGCTATTTACATCGAGAGCGTCCGTGAGGGTCCACCAAAGAATCCTGATTATTCTTACTCTGATTACATCTTAGAGTTCAAGAGAGATATTTCTATGCTTGGCATTGATGAAGAAATTGAATGGCATGAGAGTGATGCTTCAAAGTATCCAGTTTCCATGTATCAGGCTGTTCTCAAGGCAGTTAACCACTCTGCACAGAATGACCCTGTGATTCGAGATATTGCTTGTATTGGATACGCAGATTCTTCTCCACTAAGTTTAAAATTTGTCCTGAATTTTTTGAACACTAATTCACACCACAAGTTTTCAAAAGCCCAGGTTCGTAACTCCTTAAAGAATGTTCTTTTTAAGGTGACAGGCAAAGAACAAGACCAGTCCTTATCAAGTCATCAAGTTATACGTGAAGCCTTCCGCCATGTCTGCAGGGCAAGTAGCAAGAATCCAAACTGCCTTAATTCAAGATACTGTTATTTGACAGCTATTTCCAGTACAAACAATGAGAGGAGCACACTAAAGGAAGTCTTTACAAGACTTACCTTATCAATTGAACAGGAGCTGAATGCCACCTTTAGACACCTGCACAGCCTCAAAATCAATGCATCTTGGATGCAACGTCAACACAGTTTTGATTCCCAACATTTGGATGTCTTGACATCATTGTACTTCTTTTCCATCAGGGAACACTTGCAAGTTGAAGACTTAATAAGTACACGATTTTTAGATATGCTCCTGAGACTCATCTCATATATTTCAGGATTTTGGCCTGCATTGCTCAGACCCACTTCAAACAAATTTAGACTTGCTGAAATTGTAAATTTGACAAATGATATGGCAGTAGAGGGAATGCATCACAATTTGCAAACATTGCTCCTGATTGTTTGTCTACACAGTGGTGCAACAAAGTTACACAACCAACATCTGATGTCAGCATTAAATAAAACTACTCTTggaattttgcaaattttacgCAATATCACAATGAGCAAAGATAGGACGTTTGTCTTAAACATCTTGGGTGATATTTATCGAGCTCTAGGATATCCTTACAAGTCAAGAGAGCTGCATGAGCTTGCACTTCAACTTCatcaaaaaaacagaaatgtcaCTATTAACCCTGCAAATTCTAACAAAAGAAAGAGTCAAACAAACCATAAAGATCCTGGATGCATCCTTGAGGAGGCAAGTACTTTGCACAAACTTGGCGTCATTAACCGCTACTTGTCTAACCTTAGTGCAGCTCAAGCCACCCACGAGACATCACTTGAATTGCTGCAGAAATTATTTGGCTTGCACCACCCCTTTGTTGCAGGCTCACTTCTGAACTTAGCAACTGTTTATAGTCGCCAAAACAAGTACAACAAGGCCTTAGAAATGAATTATCGATCACTGGCCATGATTCAAGAGATATTTGGACCAAGGCATGCCAATGTAGGGAGAGTGTTAATCACCATGGGAACAGTTTATTACAAGTTTGGCAAGTTTAATGATGCTATAAATACTTCTAAACTTGGATTGGAAATACTTGAGGAATTTCATGGAACAAACCACCCACATGTGGCTGAAGCTCTGAATTTTCTTGGATTTATGTATAGAGACAATggaaatttgcaaaaagctcAGGAAGTTCTTGAACGCTCAGTATCTATTAAAGAAAAAGTGTTTGACAAGTATCATTTCATATTGGGTGAGGCTTTAAATGACCTTGGAGTTCTATATACAAGCCTTGGTGAGGTGGACAAGGCCACTGTAATTCTAGAAAGGGCCTTGAACATTTTTAAACATACCTGGGGGAAAAACCATAGTTCAGTTGCTGTGGCATTGAACAGTCTAGGTGCAGCATATTGTCAATCTAAGCAGCCTCAAAAGGCAATGGATCTTCACCAGGAAGCCTTGAAGATCCTTTTGACTGCGGGGAAAGAGGACATCAGAGAACATTCTGTGGCAGAAACTAGACATCTCCTTGGCAAGACATACCGAGCAATGAAAAACAGGAAAGATGCAAGAGTAATGTTTCATTTATCATTCAAGGGATTCAGTCACTTATATGGGAGGGAACACTGGAGAGTTCAAAGTGTGCTGCAAGATCTTAATTCCTTAGATGGCATTTGA